The genome window CCAGTTCGTTGTAGACGCCATCGATGATATCGATGCCATAGGCACGCGCCGCGGCGACGCATGTCATCAGCCAGGGCGTCATCGGCATACGGCCCGGCACCAGGCGTGCCCCGGTTTCCTTGGCCAGATCGTTGGTCCCCATCACGAAACATCCGAGGCGGGTCTCGGGATTGGACGCGGCCGAGGCGATCTCGCGTGCATTGAGCATCGCAAGCGGGGTTTCCATCATCGCCCAGATTTCGACACGGGCCGGAACCCGGGCACCGTTCAGACGATGCGCAACCCGCTCCAGGTCCGCCGAGGTCGAAACCTTAGGCACCAGGATGGCGTCGGGGGCGGCCGCAATCGCCATGGACAGATCGTCCACGCCCCAGGACGTGCCGAGGCCGTTGATGCGGATCACCACTTCGCGGTGGCCGTATCCGCCGCCGGCGACCGCATCGCGGACCTGGGCGCGCGCCATCTCCTTGGCGTCGGGTGCGACGGCATCCTCCAGATCGAGGATCAACGCATCGACATCAAGCGTCTTCGCCTTCTCGAGCGCACGGGCATTGGAGCCCGGCATGTAGAGAACGCTGCGGCGGGGACGAATGGCGGTTTGCGTCATCATGGGTCGTGACATCCTCTGTCGACTTCGGTCCATTCTTTCAGCTTCTGCGCCCGACCCGGTCGGGAGCCTGAAGCCTTCATTCCTCTACGCGCTCGCCTGCGGCCACGCCACCCGTCTTTTTGGTGAAGCGACCAAACAACATGTCCTTGGCCGCGACCAGCGCCCCCAGGGTCACGAGTGCGCAGGCAGCCATCACCACGAGCGTAAAATCCCCGAAACCGAAGACAATCAGGAGCAGGGTGGACGAGACGGGGGCGGTGTAGGCAAAGGCGCCGAGCACCTGGATGTCTCCGCGCTTGACGCCAATGTCCCAGACGAAGAAGGCAAGCCCGACCGGAAAGGCGGCAAGCCCGAGTACGGCGGACCACTCGCCGGTCCCCTGCGGCCAGACGGTCGTCTCGAAGACGAGATGGGCCGCCACCGACAGAAGGGAGGTGCCGAGGCAAAATCCCGCCACGGCTTCGGTCGGCACGCTCCCGAGCCGACGCGACAGGACCGAATACCCCGACCAGAACAGCGCCGATGCCACCGCCGCGAAATACCCGGGCGCGGCGTCGCCATCGAGCGCAAGTCCATCGCCGCGCAGGATCAGGAGGGCCGCCCCTCCCAGGCCGAGCAGCGTTCCCGCGACATGCTGAATCTTCAGCCGTTCCCCCGGCAGGAATGCCGAAAACACCACGATCAGCAGCGGCCATGTGTAATTGATCAGATTGGCATCGACCGGCGGCGCGTTGCGAATGGCCGTGAAATAGAAGAAGTGGAATCCGAACAGCCCGAGGATCCCGAAGCCATAGACCCGGCATGGCTGACGCATCAGCACCAGACGGCCGCGCAGCGCGAGCCAGGCCGTTGCGCCAAGCCCGGCAATGCCGAAACACAGGGCATTGAGCAGAAACGGCGGCACACCGCCCGAGGCGGCTCCGAACAGACCAAGCGTCGACCACATCAAGACAGCAGTCGCGCCGATCATTGTCGCGCGCAGGCGGGTCACTTGGCTTGGCATGATCGGGTGGGATCCAGCGAAAGAGGCAGGAGGCACGAAGAAGCTCCGCCATGCTACCGCCCCGCGCGATCCCGTCAATCGGAACGGAAAGATCCTCGTAGTCGCGGAGACGACTTCTTAAGCGCTCGACCGTATTTTCATCAAGAGAATTGGGAAAACTTGGACAGATGGAGATGTGGTTTGGCGCGCAGCCACTACGAGGACAGCCTGAATCACCACACCGATCGGCGTCTGGTTCTCGCGGATCTGCTCGGATCGCTGAGCTATGCGCTCGACATGACGGAGGGCCAGCCGGAAGGGCACTGCATCCGCTGCTGCTGGATCGGAATGGCCGTCGGCACCGAACTCCGCCTTTGCGAAACAGACATGGCCGACCTCTATTACACGCTGTTGCTCAAGGATCTCGGCTGCAGCAGCAATGCCGCGCGCATCTGTGAACTCTACCTGACCGATGACATTTCTTTCAAACGCGATTTCAAGACCATCGATGGATCGCTCGGTGCAGCCCTGCGGTTCGTGTTCAAGAAAACCGGCCTGAAATCGGGTCTGAGCGAGCGCATCCGTGCGCTTGTCCATGTGGTGCAAAACGGCGGGGAGATCGCGCGCGAGATGATCGAGACCCGGTGTCATCGCGGGGCCGACATCGCTGCCAAAATGCGCTTCTCGGAGGCCGTTCAGGACGGAATCCGGGCGCTCGACGAGCACTGGGACGGGTCCGGGAAACCGGAAGGGCTGGCCGGCGACGCGATCCCCACGGCCGCCAACATCGCGCTT of Stappia sp. ES.058 contains these proteins:
- a CDS encoding CoA ester lyase, with translation MMTQTAIRPRRSVLYMPGSNARALEKAKTLDVDALILDLEDAVAPDAKEMARAQVRDAVAGGGYGHREVVIRINGLGTSWGVDDLSMAIAAAPDAILVPKVSTSADLERVAHRLNGARVPARVEIWAMMETPLAMLNAREIASAASNPETRLGCFVMGTNDLAKETGARLVPGRMPMTPWLMTCVAAARAYGIDIIDGVYNELDDAAGLEAECAQGADMGMNGKTLIHPKQVAPCNTAFSPAPAEVDWARRIIAEFEREENADKGAIQVEGRMVERLHAEMGARLVAISDAIAARAS
- a CDS encoding DMT family transporter: MPSQVTRLRATMIGATAVLMWSTLGLFGAASGGVPPFLLNALCFGIAGLGATAWLALRGRLVLMRQPCRVYGFGILGLFGFHFFYFTAIRNAPPVDANLINYTWPLLIVVFSAFLPGERLKIQHVAGTLLGLGGAALLILRGDGLALDGDAAPGYFAAVASALFWSGYSVLSRRLGSVPTEAVAGFCLGTSLLSVAAHLVFETTVWPQGTGEWSAVLGLAAFPVGLAFFVWDIGVKRGDIQVLGAFAYTAPVSSTLLLIVFGFGDFTLVVMAACALVTLGALVAAKDMLFGRFTKKTGGVAAGERVEE